GCTTTACCAGGTTTAAATGCAGGAACCTTACTTGCAGCGATTTCGATTTCTTCGCCAGTTTGAGGGTTACGCCCTTTACGAGCAGAACGCTCACGGACTTCAAAGTTACCAAAACCAATTAGTTGAACTTTGTCACCTTCTTGCAAGGATTGCATAATGTTATCAAAAACTGAGTCAACAGCTTTTGTCGCTTCTTTTTTAGAAAGCTCTGCAGATTCTGCAACAGCATTGATTAGATCTGTCTTGTTCATTCTGTTCACCTCCTCTCAAGAGAGATGGATAAATACATTCATTTACTTAATGACCAATATTTATACGTTGCAATGCACGTTTAGTACGTTTGCAAGCCCTATATTATACGAAGATGCGAAAGAATTCAATACGTTTAGCTCGATTTCAACGATTTTTCAATGTTTTTTACCTATTATCTGCTAAATGAGCGTTTTGTAAACGCTCTAAAGGTGACTTTTCTATTGTCTGTTAATTCAAGCAATTCAACACTTTAGATGGACAAATGTTAGATATACTCCAAAGTCGCTAACTCAGCATAACAACTCACTAAACTAGATAATACCCCTTTTCTCGGTTTTTCTAAACCACTTAACGTAAAAAACCGACTCCATGTATTGGAGTCGGTTTTGTTATAATATAATCGCAATTAAACCGCCGGATCCTTCGTTAATAATGCGTTCGAGCGTTTCTTTTAATTTATAACGAGCATTTTCAGGCATTAAACCAAGTTTTGCCTGAATCCCCTCTCTCACGATAGAATTCAGGGAACGACCGAAAATATCTGAATTCCATATTGAAAGCGGATCTTCTTCAAAATCTTGCATTAAATAACGAACAAGCTCTTCGCTCTGCTTTTCCGTTCCAATGATTGGTGCGAACTCCGATTCTACGTCTACTTTAATCATATGAATAGATGGGGCAACTGCTTTCAACCTGACACCAAACCTTGACCCTTGACGAATGATTTCAGGCTCATCGAGGCTCATATCTTCAATCGCTGGCGCTGCAATACCATAGCCAGTTTGTTTAACCATCCGAAGAGCGTCTGAGACGTGATCATACTCAGCTTTTGCAAATGCAAACTCCTGCATAAGTTGGAGGAGATGATCCTTTCCTCGAATTTCAACACCAACAACCTCTTTTAGAATTTGATCGTATAGATCTTCTGGAGCATAAAGATCAATTTCCGCTATTCCTTGCCCCATTTCAATTCCTGCTAAACGAGCATCCTGAATAAATTCAAATTCCTCAAACTGACCTACGACACGATCAACATCCCTAAGACGCTTAATGTCTTTAACAGTCTCTCTAACGGATTCTTCATAACTCTGTCGCAACCAATGATCTTGATGGAGAACCATTACCCAACTTGGTAAGTTCACATTAACTTCTAGAACCGGAAATTCGTAAAGCACTTCTCTCATGACATTGTTAATATCATGCTCCGTCATAGTCTCTACGCTAAGAGAAATAACAGGAATATCATATTTATTACAAAGGTCTCCTCTTAATGCCTCCGTTTGTGGATGGTGTGGGTGGGCAGAATTGACAATCATAATAAATGGCTTACCTACTTCTTTTAATTCCTCCACGACTCTTTCCTCAGATTCAAGGTAGTCGTGTCTTGGGATCTCCCCAATGGATCCATCAGTCGTTATCACGACGCCAAGCGTGGAATGTTCTTGAATTACTTTTCTTGTACCAATTTCAGCTGCTTCTTGAAACGGTATCGGCTCTTCATACCATGGTGTATTGATCATTCTTGGCCCATCTTCATCTTCGTATCCCTTAGCTCCAGGCACTGCATATCCGACGCAATCGACAAGTCTAACATTAACATCAAGACCATCTTCCACATGAATTTGAACGGCGTGATTTGGTACAAATTTAGGCTCAGTCGTCATAATGGTACGGCCAGCAGAACTTTGGGGTAGTTCATCCAGTGCCCTCGTTCGATCAGAATCACTTTCCATATTGGGCAGGACGATTAGTTCCATGAACTTTTTAATAAATGTTGATTTCCCTGTTCGAACAGAACCTACGACTCCAAGGTATATATCTCCCCCTGTACGCTCTGCGATATCTTTGAAGATATCTACTCTCTCCACGTGATCGCCTCCTGAATTCCGTCTCATTGGACGAAATGATTCACTCCAGACCGCAGACTTTCTTGAACACTACCATTCTATGATGTTGTCCAATAAATATGACAGTTCACAGTAAAAGGATTTGATGCTTTAAGTAAACTTTTCGTCCTCTATTGAATAAGCCCATAAAAAAGTCCCTCCTCTTTTTAATAGTTGTATTGCTAAAGAGGAGGGAAAATACCTATTTCACTAAAAAAACAGCTTTATCATTTTCAATTGTATACGCAACAGAAGCAACAGGAACATAAAACGAATTGTCTGCTAACAAATCTCGGATATCATCGCCCTTTTCATAGCTGTGATCTGGATTACTTTCGATTGCCTTCGTAAGGTCGCTAGAGTAATTAATATGTACATCACCTTTTTCATCTAAGAAAAATGGAAGTTGTTCATTTGTAAATGGACTTTTAACAGTCGGCTCTTCATCCATCCCCATCGCATCGTAATCGATGGAATACCGGTCTTTTGCAAGAACATCTTTGAATGGTGGATAGTTCTTTTTCCTTCTATAATCATTAATACGTAGCTGAAGATCTTTTACTTTTTCAATAGTGACTAAATCAATTAATCTTACTGTAGGCTCTTCTTCTACATGGATAAGTACATATTGAAACACCCCACCACTTTCAAATGAATTCCCAGGTGCTTGCTGTAAGAAAGCGGGCACTAATTTCTTGAAGTCAACTGGATACTTCTGATAGATTGGTGTTTCCTGATCTCTTGTTTTGATAGGAAGAATGGACTTATTTTCTTGGAATTGCTCTACTGCTGTTTGAACAGATTGAATTTGGTCTGTATAAGGAATTTGATTCTCGTTTTTTTGACTCTCTGGATACAGGCATCCTGACAGTAGAGTAACAAGGCATGTCCATAATACAGCTTTAGTAGCTAAACGTTTCATTACACTCATTCCTTAGTTAGAAATTTACTCATTTAGTTAGTAGGTCCAGTAAACACGACGAGAAGCATGAGTACCCCCGCAACGAACATACACATATATGCAAAAGTTGACACAAGCACTCGGAAAATACCTTTAAGCTTCGTGCGACTTAGCATGATCGCCATAACAGCTATAAACATTAGTCCTAGTGCCGAAAGTGCTACCCACATCTTAATTAACGCTGGTGACATTTTAATCCCCCTAATATGACAAATCTAGTTTGCACTGCCCACCATTATATCAAATCTTTACTCCATTTACCTCTAAAGGTTTCAACAATTCAATGGTTCTACTTAATTAAAGCTCTTAAAACATGCCAGCGTACTTCATTTAAAAGGTAACGCTTCCATAAATGACAAATAAAAAGCTGAAGAAAGGGGCTTTTCTTCAGCTTTGACTATTCTAATTTCTTAAAGAAGTATGCTTCTGCACATTGATGGTTCATTATTAGTATATGGTCTTACATCGAAGGCGGTATCGTTGATTAGCCTAAGTTTCTACTAATTTCTTTATTTTTGACTGAAAATTTTTGCAATAGCAGACAAATCGAACGGCATATTCTTATTTACGATTGCCTTTACGATTCGATCTTCTTTTTCTTTTGTGACATTTACGTTAGCAACGCGTGCAACATTCGCAATTAATTTACGCACTGTTTTCTCATCAGTAAAATCTGCTCCCTGAACGGAATTAGCTAACTTAAAAATGTCTTCCTTTTTCACATTGGTTTTCTTTTCTATGTTATCGAACAGATCGCTCACGCAGTTTCCTCCTTACCATTAACGTTCAACATAGTGTATGCAAGGAGGAATACTTCGTGCTACGCCTATTTAGAGTTCTTTCGGATTCAATTCAAAACGGTCCGCAAGCAATGACGTTAGATCTTCTGTTTCATGAGTTCGAAGCCTACCCATCAGTTGATCTACCCCATCTTTCGCATCTTTGTTATTAAATAGCACTTCAAATAACACAGATGTTATAGGCATTTCTACGTTCTGTTTTTGTGCGAGATAATAAGCAGCCTTCGTAGTCCGAACACCTTCTACTACCATCCCCATATTTTCGAGAACCTCATCTAGATTATTTCCTTTTCCGAGAAGATTTCCGGCTCTCCAGTTACGACTATGTACACTTGTACACGTAACTACAAGGTCTCCTATACCTGTCAATCCCATAAAAGTAAGTGGATTTGCACCCATAGCTGCACCAAGGCGAGCAATTTCAGCTAAGCCTCTTGTGATGAGGGCAGCTTTCGCATTATCACCATAGCCGAGTCCATCAGATAAACCTGCCCCTAGAGCAATGATATTCTTTAATGCACCACCAAGCTCAACACCAATGATGTCATGATTAGTATATACTCTAAAATTCGAGTTAATGAAAAGATCCTGAACATACTCAGCTTGAGTCATTGATTTAGAAGAGGCCGTTACTGTCGTCGGGTGACGAAGACTCACTTCTTCTGCATGACTCGGCCCAGATAAAACGACAACCGATTTTCTTAAATCCTCTGGGATTTCTTCTTCAATCACCTCTGAAATGCGCTTGGATGTTTCTGGTTCAATTCCCTTACTAGCATGAATGAGCGTAACCGGCGTTGATAGGTATGTCTTAAGTTCAGGAAGAACCTCTCTAAGCGCTTTAGTTGGTGTAACAAGTAAGATAGCTTCAGCATCTTTCACGCTCTCTTCAAGGGAACTGGTAGCCCTAATCCCCTCAGGTAATTCTATACCAGGAAGGTACTTCTCATTCGTATGCTTCTCATTCACTTCATTTGCAAGATCTGTTCTTCTTGCCCATAATGTCACATCATGTTGATTATCTGCTAGTACAATTGCAAGGGCTGTCCCCCAGCTCCCTGCACCTACAACTGATATTTTCGCCATTGAACTTCCTCCTTACTGCTCGACCTTTTGACCGAGCTTGCTTTCAGTACCAGAGAACAGTCGTTTTACATTTGTACGATGTCTCCAGACAGAAAGAATCGCTAGAATGGTCCCTAACAAAATATATGAAGCTGGATTCCCTCCAAGTAAGAAAATAAACGCTGGAGTTAATACTACAAAAATCAATGAACCAAGAGAAACAAATCTCGTTACTACAATGGCAATAATAGCGATGATACCAGCATAAAGTGCTGGTAAAAACGCAATTGTTGCGAATACTCCTATCGTAGTAGCAACGCCTTTCCCTCCGCGGAATCCAAAAAAGATTGGCCAGTTATGACCTAAGATAGCACAAATTCCCGCAAGGAAAGGAACGATTGGTTCACTAGTGAACCAATACCCTAACCAGACGGCAAGTATGCCTTTTATTACATCAAGTGCAAGAACAGCAATCGCTGGGCCAGTCCCTAGCACTCGAAGTGTATTTGTCGCTCCTGCATTGCCACTTCCGTGATCTCTAATATCTATTTTCTTCACGACTTTTGCAATTAAATAACTAAAACTAATTGATCCAAGCAAGTAAGCAGCAATGCAAATCAGGATCGCGATCATCTCATTTCCCCCTTTGTATTAGCAAGGTTCCCCCGAATGAAACAAGCTTAATTATTCGCTTTTTCTACGTGCAAGAATTCGTAAAGGAGTCCCCTGGAAACCAAATGTTTCACGAATACGATTCTCTAAAAAGCGTTTGTAAGAGAAATGAAGCAGTTCCGGATCATTAACAAATAATACGATGGTAGGCGGTTTAACAGCCACTTGCGTCGCATAGTTAATTTTCAATCGCTTCCCATTGTCTGTTGGTGTTGGATTCATTGCAACGGAATCCATAATTAACTCATTCAAAACATTCGTTTTCACACGAAGGGCATGGTTATCAGCTACAGTGTTAACAACTGGTAACAATGTATGAAGACGCTGCTTTGTTTTGGCAGATAAGAACACAATCGGTGCATAGCTAAGGAATAAGAAATGATCACGAATTTTTTGTTCAAATTCTCTCATCGTCTTATCGTCTTTCTCAACTGCGTCCCATTTGTTTACGACAATTACAATGGCTTTACCAGCTTCATGAGCATACCCTGCCACTTTTTTGTCTTGCTCTATAATGCCTTCTTCTCCATCGATCACAACTAAAACGACGTCAGATCGTTCAATCCCACGCATTGCACGAAGAACGCTGTACTTCTCAGTCGTTTCATAAATCTTTCCACGCTTTCTCATGCCAGCAGTATCAATAATGACGTAATCCTGTTCATCACGAGTAAACATAGAGTCAATAGCATCGCGAGTTGTACCAGCAATATCACTTACAATCACTCGCTCTTCTCCTAAAATCGTATTAACAAGCGATGATTTCCCAACATTCGGACGACCAATTAACGAGAATTTAATCGTTCCTTCGTCATATTCTTCTTCTGCTACTTCAGGGAATGATTTAAAGACTTCATCTAAAAGATCACCTAATCCAAGACCATGTGAACCTGAAATACCAAATGGAGTTCCAAATCCTAAAGCATAGAAATCATAAATCAACGTTTGCTGTTCAGGATTATCTACTTTATTTACAGCTAATACAACAGGTTTATTGGAACGATAAAGAATTTTTGCAACCTCTTCATCCGCATTCGAGATGCCATCTCTTCCGTTAACCATGAAAATAATAACGTCCGCTTCGTCTATTGCAATTTCTGCCTGATAACGAATTTGAGAAAGAAATGGTTCGTCACCTATTTCAATACCACCTGTATCTATGATATTAAATTCACGATTCAGCCATTCACCTTTGCTATAAATACGATCTCTTGTTACTCCTGGAGTATCTTCTACAATCGATACTCTTTCTCCTACTATACGATTAAAAATGGTCGATTTCCCAACATTCGGTCGACCTACTATTGCGACAACTGGTTTTGTCATTTTATGCACGCCCTTTCTAAAAGACTATCTAAGCTTGAAACCAGAAAGTCGTGGACAAACTTTCCAGGAGTTCATTGTAAAAAACCCTCCTCTATAAGAAGGGCATAGTCTTCGATAGCTTTTATATCTTATCAAAAAAGCAACCAATGAACAACAGACGATCAAATGAAACTTGGTAACTTCTCTTCGAAAACTTGCTAATGCTTCACAATAATATAAACACCATTGCTCAATTTATGAGCAATTCCATCTAGTATAGCTTCCAGGTCAGCGGCTACGCCGTCCATTTCATCTTGAGATTCACATACAAACACATTGGCTCCTACAGGGGCCTGATCTAATGATAGTGTAACAGTTGCAAGTATCGCTTTCTCAATAGTCATGATGAGTCACTTCCTTTTTTCTTCGTTTCCGTAGGCATCCTTATCGCATTTTCAAGAGTTGGTACTTGAGAAATGACTTTCATGGCAAGATCCACGCTTTTATTTTGAGGTAGAATAAAAACTCCAATTCGACCATCGTCTAAATCGCGTTTAATTAATGGAACTAATGCAGGCGTTCCTGAATCCCGGTATACTCCAAGAGATATAGCAAGGTCATGAAGGATGGCTTGTCTTTGTCCGAGGTTACCAATCGTCATTCGCGCATCAAAATTCTTTGGAGAAATCGTAAATCCAAGTCCATGTTCTAAAATTTCTTTTTGTCTTGCTGGTATGCCAATATTCATAATATAGATGTTGTCAACGTATAGCCCTGCACCTTCAAATCTAACTTCTTTTTGTTCAATATTCGCAATTTTTCCGAGTTTACTTCCAGTCATGTATTTTTTGGCTACTAGAAAAGCAAGAAATGCAGCAACTAATCCAGCCCACACATTTATTGCAAGATAAGCAAATGACGTGACAAATGAAATGAAAATGACTAAATAATTTCTCCCTTCAAAGGTTACAGCTATTCCTTCTATATAGGACGCTCCACGAGGGACAAGCTCTAGTGAATCCATTTCAGTTAATGTTTTTCTTTCCATATTGCGCACTTCCCGAAATTGCGATGCAGCTAGGGTTAGGAAGGTCACCGCTGTAAATTCTTGCTCCATAATTGATGGAACGACGAGCGCTCCGAGTGAAGCTGCAATAAAACCAAGCGCGAGATGTATAATCATTCCATGTGGATAAGTAGGGTATTGCCTATAATCTGTTCGAAACATATAAATTCTCGCAAGCGTACCGGCTATCACGCCAAATAGAATTGGTATTGTATACTCATTCATGAATATCCCCGTCTTTCTTGATGTTTTTTGACAGTTTTCTCTAGATGAACTGTTAATTTCACGAAGGAGGACCAGATCCATGTTGCCATAATCGAAATGGCCATTACATCGAAGGAAGCTAACTCGCCAGCAGTTCGCTCAAACCCCATTCCTCGAAAAATTATTGTTAATATAACCTCACCATGAACGATACTAAGAATTAATAACGAACATCTCTCTGCAAAACCATTCAGTGTTAGATGAATAATAATAAAAAGAATTGCGGCAACCGACCACTTCGTATACAAGTAAGTAAAAACAGGATCATATATGGCAAACAGCTGAATCGAAGTATAAGCTGCTGTTAACATAATGAGTAATATCATGGCGTAAACCGTTCTTACACCGTTCTTTATCCAGAGGAGATATCCACAAACATAGGCAAGCACCAGTAAAACAGCTACAGAAATACCCATCAGGGTGACGGTTTTATTCACGACACATATTGCCACTAACAATAAGAACGCTGACCCAGTCCTTTCTAAAGATGGCTTTTGAAAAAAGACCGTGATGACAACTCCCATCCATACAAACCAAATAAAAATCGCCCCATCCACTCCGTTACCTCCTCTCATTATGATCAGTATGGGACGTTTTCATGAGAGATAGACTTAAAAATTGTAAATGAATAACTTTCGAAGATTTTTTTCATGATAAGAAAAGGTACAGTTGAAGGGAGGCTAAATGATGGGAAAAGATCGACAGGAAAGAAAACTTAAGAAATCGAAACGAGTAGAGTCTGATCGTGATCAGTCGCTTTCGCATAATGGAGCAGCAATGCTTGAAGGACCAGACCAAGCTCGAAAACGAAATGGACAGAATTAATACGTTTCCTTCTAGCTAGAAAATCAAAAAAATCCTCTCTGCATGAATGCAGAGAGGATTTCATTTACTTATTTGTACTTTTTAAGCTGATCACCGATCATATCTCCAAGAGAGAATGGCGAGTTGCCGTCACTTTCTTTTTGATATTCTTCAACTTCATTTGATACTTGTTCAGTTTCGAGGACTTTGATGCTTAATGAGATTCTCTTTTCATCAAGATTAACATCCAAAATCTTCACTCGAACTGTTTCTCCCTCTGAAAGAACTTCTTGAGGAGTTCCTATATGCTTGTTCGAGATTTCAGAAATATGAACAAGCCCTTCTACACCCGGAGCAACTTCTACGAATGCACCGAAGCTAACTAAACGCTTCACTGTGCCTTCGATTTCATCTCCAGCACTAAGTTTTCCTTTTACTTCTTCCCACGGTCCTGGGAGTGTTTCTTTAATGGATAGTGAAATACGTTCGTTGTCACGATCAACAGAAAGAATTTTAACATTCACTTGTTGACCTTCTGTTACAACTTCAGATGGGGTTTCAACACGATGATGAGCCATCTGAGAAATATGAACGAGGCCATCCACTCCACCGATATCTACAAAAGCACCGAAATCAGTTAAACGTTGAACTGTCCCTTTGACAACTTGTCCTGCTTGAAGAGATGCTAGCGTTTCTTGTTTCTTATGATCCGCCTCTTGCTCAAGAACAGCACGATGTGACAGGATCACTTTTGCTTTCTCTGGATCAAATTCCACAATCTTAACGCTCAGGTTTTTGCCTTTGTAATCTGAGAAATCTTCAACATAATGTCTTTCTACAAGAGAAGCCGGGATAAATCCGCGAACACCAAGGTCAACCACAAGGCCGCCCTTAACTACGTCTGCAATTTCAACATCAAATGCAACGGAGTTTTCATACTTCTCCTGTAGAGCATCCCAGGCTTGATCAGCTTCGACTGCTTTCTTAGAAAGCACTAGCTCATCTTCAGAAACTTTGATTACTTTAACTTCTATTTCATCACCTTCTGAGAGCACGTCGCTAACCTTTTCGACGTGAAGGCTTGACAGTTCGCTGATTGGCAGCACTCCATCAACTTTAAAACCTACATCTACTGATGCATGTTTTTCTTCAACCTTGGAGATCTTACCTGTCACCACTTCTCCAATTTCGAATGATTTGAACTCAGTCATTTCCTGATTCATCTCTTCACCCATTGACAAACTCCTCCTTCAATCCAAAAGAAATAAAACTTTTCGATATGATTTATAAAAGTCTTCCACTTTTAGCGAAAGAAATTTATTGAAAAGTTAAGCACCCTTTCCTCTAACTTTCACTAAAAATGACGGATTTGTCAAGTATCCTGACACATTTATTTAAATTTTTTAACAATATCGAATTATTTATGATGAATTTCAATAAGATCTTGAATTTCTTTCATGATAGCCTGAGTGGCTTTTTTAGCTGCTCCCTGTTCTTCACGAAGCGGCGATAAGTCAACTGGTTTTCCGTACACGATTTTCAAGCGGCCAAACGGTTTATAAGATCCTTTAATTGCGCACGGTACGACCATCACTTCTGGACGTAAAGCAAAAAAACCTGCTCCAGAGAGCCCCTCGCCTAGTTTGCCATCTTTGCTTCTCGTACCTTCAGGAAACAAGCCGACAACACCGCCATCTTTCAAAAATTTCATTCCGCTTCTTAGAGCTTGTTTATCACTCATTCCTCGTTTTACCGGAAAAGCCCCAACCTTATGAATCAATTTACCTAGTACCGGAATGGTAAACAATTCTGATTTAGCCATAAAATGAACATCTCTAGGAAACATGGCACCTACTAGCGGCGGATCAAGGTTATTAATATGATTTGAGCAAAGAAGAATCCCTTTGTCTTTGGGTATATTCTCACGACCAACAACTGTTACACGATTGAATACCTTGAAATAAAAATGAAATAAGCCTTTTCCTACTCCGTATAAGCTCACTTGATCATGCCCTTTCTTTTGCTAATTGTAAAATTTGGTCCACTACTTCAGAAATTGTCATCTTCGTAGTATCAATTTCTATGGCATCGTCCGCTTTTACAAGAGGGGCTACTTCTCGCTCAGTGTCACGCTTATCTCTTAAAGCAATCTCATCCTTGATACGGTCATAATCCGCTTCAGTCCCGTTTCCAATAAGTTCATTATATCGTCGCGTGGCTCTTTCTTCTACAGAAGCACTTAAGAATACTTTAAGCTCTGACTCAGGAAGAACGTGTGTACCGATATCACGTCCATCCATTACAACGCCTCCACGATCAGCTAACATCTTTTGTCTCTTTACCATTTCTAATCTTACTTCACTTTGTCTTGCTACAAAGGAAACATTGTTCGTGACAGCATAAGAACGTATATCTGTTGTTACGTCCATGTTATCAACCAAGACAAGCTGTTCACTTTCACCAACTTGTAGGTCGATCACAGTATCATCTAGAAGTGCTTTAAGAAGAGGACCATTCTCTAAATCAATGTCCTTCTCAATAGCTTTATACGTTAATGCACGATACATTGCGCCTGTATCAATATAAAGGAAAGATAGGTTATCTGCTACTTTTCTTGCAACTGTACTCTTACCGGCTCCTGCTGGACCGTCAATTGCTATATTTATTCGCTTGTTCATATTATTATTGCCTCCAAATTCCATTCATCCATCCGAATTAGATCATATAAATGACAATTTAACGTACAAAAAAAGCAGGAGAACCTGCTTTCCTCAGTACGACCAAAATGTCATATTTATCATAACACAAGACATTTTATCGGTCTATTCACTATTGGCGTCTAATCAGGGGAGGCATATCCTTTAGCACACCTTCATAATAAATCGCTTTGCTTAGATAGATACGAAACTCTTCTTGAGTTAGAAGAACTTGAGAAATAATAAGAAAAACAAATTGAATGACGATGAGTTTTATTAATAATTGTTCCATTCTCGCCATACATTCGCTCCTCTCATAGGGTATCGTAATTCATTTCGGTACCGTCCATTTTTTCTACTCTTTCTTCTCTTTCGTTAGATGCGTTAATAAAAATGCGATACGTTTCATTATCAATCGTACCCATAAACTCATAGCATAATACTTCTTCTCCAAGATCGTTTCGAATGACACCTAATCCTTCTTCCATTATTTGAACATTTGGATTCACTTGTTCTAACGCTTGATCCCTGGAAATAGTTGGGGAGTCCAAAGTTCTTTCATGGTGATTTGTTAAATACTCTAAGGATTCATAGCCGGAAATATCCCCATTATCAAGCGCAACTTTAATATGAACAGCATCTGGATAAATTAAAACGTCTTCCTGATTGTATACAAAAGTAAATACACCTACTCGATCATATTGACTACTTTCTGAAATGCTCATATTTGTTATATCGTGCTCTTTTAGAAATGCTCTTGCTCGATCAGCGGCTTCATTTAGACTAAGCTTCTGATCTCCTATTTTTCTATCCATCAAAATCCAGATTGGTTTTGCCCCTTTTTTTGTAACATCTAGATTGATACTAGATTTCGTATCTGGCTCTTCAATTGATAAACTATAGGCTTTGTATTTTGACTTTTCCCCAGTAGTCGTTATATCAATGCTTGCTTTAGGATCAAGATCCAAAAAGTCAATTACATGTTCCTTTGCTTCTTTTTCAGTCAGTTTTTTCCCGACTATATTTTTGTCCAGGTTTTCTTTCTTTTCATTTAATTGAGTAATCTCAGGTCCCCAGTTTACTTCACTATACCCTTCCACTTGTTTATCAACTGTTTTAAATCCATCAATAATCGTGTTATCTTCAGCCTGTGTTTCTGAAGCTAGAGCAAGCTCCACATCCATCCAACGTAAGTTATGATCAATGACCATCGCCTGCACTTTTCTCAGTTCATTTTTAATATCGGTGGAATGACTATGCAATTCCTTCAATGTTTTATATTCTTCATCTGACAGAGGGTTTTCATCAAGATCACGTACAGCTACACGATAACTAAATGAGCCTATGTTTGTTAAAAATTCTTCCGTTTTAT
The sequence above is drawn from the Pseudalkalibacillus hwajinpoensis genome and encodes:
- a CDS encoding YphA family membrane protein — encoded protein: MDGAIFIWFVWMGVVITVFFQKPSLERTGSAFLLLVAICVVNKTVTLMGISVAVLLVLAYVCGYLLWIKNGVRTVYAMILLIMLTAAYTSIQLFAIYDPVFTYLYTKWSVAAILFIIIHLTLNGFAERCSLLILSIVHGEVILTIIFRGMGFERTAGELASFDVMAISIMATWIWSSFVKLTVHLEKTVKKHQERRGYS
- the spoIVA gene encoding stage IV sporulation protein A, whose product is MERVDIFKDIAERTGGDIYLGVVGSVRTGKSTFIKKFMELIVLPNMESDSDRTRALDELPQSSAGRTIMTTEPKFVPNHAVQIHVEDGLDVNVRLVDCVGYAVPGAKGYEDEDGPRMINTPWYEEPIPFQEAAEIGTRKVIQEHSTLGVVITTDGSIGEIPRHDYLESEERVVEELKEVGKPFIMIVNSAHPHHPQTEALRGDLCNKYDIPVISLSVETMTEHDINNVMREVLYEFPVLEVNVNLPSWVMVLHQDHWLRQSYEESVRETVKDIKRLRDVDRVVGQFEEFEFIQDARLAGIEMGQGIAEIDLYAPEDLYDQILKEVVGVEIRGKDHLLQLMQEFAFAKAEYDHVSDALRMVKQTGYGIAAPAIEDMSLDEPEIIRQGSRFGVRLKAVAPSIHMIKVDVESEFAPIIGTEKQSEELVRYLMQDFEEDPLSIWNSDIFGRSLNSIVREGIQAKLGLMPENARYKLKETLERIINEGSGGLIAIIL
- a CDS encoding YIEGIA family protein, which encodes MNEYTIPILFGVIAGTLARIYMFRTDYRQYPTYPHGMIIHLALGFIAASLGALVVPSIMEQEFTAVTFLTLAASQFREVRNMERKTLTEMDSLELVPRGASYIEGIAVTFEGRNYLVIFISFVTSFAYLAINVWAGLVAAFLAFLVAKKYMTGSKLGKIANIEQKEVRFEGAGLYVDNIYIMNIGIPARQKEILEHGLGFTISPKNFDARMTIGNLGQRQAILHDLAISLGVYRDSGTPALVPLIKRDLDDGRIGVFILPQNKSVDLAMKVISQVPTLENAIRMPTETKKKGSDSS
- the plsY gene encoding glycerol-3-phosphate 1-O-acyltransferase PlsY — translated: MIAILICIAAYLLGSISFSYLIAKVVKKIDIRDHGSGNAGATNTLRVLGTGPAIAVLALDVIKGILAVWLGYWFTSEPIVPFLAGICAILGHNWPIFFGFRGGKGVATTIGVFATIAFLPALYAGIIAIIAIVVTRFVSLGSLIFVVLTPAFIFLLGGNPASYILLGTILAILSVWRHRTNVKRLFSGTESKLGQKVEQ
- a CDS encoding stage VI sporulation protein F, with the protein product MSDLFDNIEKKTNVKKEDIFKLANSVQGADFTDEKTVRKLIANVARVANVNVTKEKEDRIVKAIVNKNMPFDLSAIAKIFSQK
- a CDS encoding DUF2768 domain-containing protein, with translation MSPALIKMWVALSALGLMFIAVMAIMLSRTKLKGIFRVLVSTFAYMCMFVAGVLMLLVVFTGPTN
- a CDS encoding HU family DNA-binding protein codes for the protein MNKTDLINAVAESAELSKKEATKAVDSVFDNIMQSLQEGDKVQLIGFGNFEVRERSARKGRNPQTGEEIEIAASKVPAFKPGKALKDAVK
- the der gene encoding ribosome biogenesis GTPase Der gives rise to the protein MTKPVVAIVGRPNVGKSTIFNRIVGERVSIVEDTPGVTRDRIYSKGEWLNREFNIIDTGGIEIGDEPFLSQIRYQAEIAIDEADVIIFMVNGRDGISNADEEVAKILYRSNKPVVLAVNKVDNPEQQTLIYDFYALGFGTPFGISGSHGLGLGDLLDEVFKSFPEVAEEEYDEGTIKFSLIGRPNVGKSSLVNTILGEERVIVSDIAGTTRDAIDSMFTRDEQDYVIIDTAGMRKRGKIYETTEKYSVLRAMRGIERSDVVLVVIDGEEGIIEQDKKVAGYAHEAGKAIVIVVNKWDAVEKDDKTMREFEQKIRDHFLFLSYAPIVFLSAKTKQRLHTLLPVVNTVADNHALRVKTNVLNELIMDSVAMNPTPTDNGKRLKINYATQVAVKPPTIVLFVNDPELLHFSYKRFLENRIRETFGFQGTPLRILARRKSE
- a CDS encoding NAD(P)H-dependent glycerol-3-phosphate dehydrogenase — protein: MAKISVVGAGSWGTALAIVLADNQHDVTLWARRTDLANEVNEKHTNEKYLPGIELPEGIRATSSLEESVKDAEAILLVTPTKALREVLPELKTYLSTPVTLIHASKGIEPETSKRISEVIEEEIPEDLRKSVVVLSGPSHAEEVSLRHPTTVTASSKSMTQAEYVQDLFINSNFRVYTNHDIIGVELGGALKNIIALGAGLSDGLGYGDNAKAALITRGLAEIARLGAAMGANPLTFMGLTGIGDLVVTCTSVHSRNWRAGNLLGKGNNLDEVLENMGMVVEGVRTTKAAYYLAQKQNVEMPITSVLFEVLFNNKDAKDGVDQLMGRLRTHETEDLTSLLADRFELNPKEL
- a CDS encoding capping complex subunit for YIEGIA, which translates into the protein MTIEKAILATVTLSLDQAPVGANVFVCESQDEMDGVAADLEAILDGIAHKLSNGVYIIVKH